The following coding sequences lie in one Spinacia oleracea cultivar Varoflay chromosome 1, BTI_SOV_V1, whole genome shotgun sequence genomic window:
- the LOC110800207 gene encoding uncharacterized protein isoform X1 encodes MFMAFQCFYKRGPQRSTGGGGGGGEDIKPQLKSSEIVEVQLDTNWDDISCPVCLDYPHNGVLLQCSSYEKGCRSFVCDTNHLHSNCLDRFKTAHGIPPESNSPSTSYAQANENAGAVVPETSSKPTCPLCRGEVHGWVVIEKARKYLDQKRRYCEEERCSFVGTYLELQKHAQEEHPDSRPSRIDPARQLDWENFQQSSEMVDVLSTIHSEVPRGVVLGDYVIEYGEDDTADEFEDFPGDEGNWWTSCILYQVFDNLRNSRNRRRSRTSDTRRRSRRSSNDTSNSDDGSVTSIEFPDYRGDETDDEFINSRGPSRSNYNHRSGILCSSRRRRSRFYDH; translated from the exons ATGTTCATGGCCTTTCAATGTTTTTATAAAAGGGGACCTCAACGAAGCACtggtggaggtggaggtggaggtgaAGATATCAAGCCTCAGTTGAAGTCTTCTGAAATAGTGGAAGTTCAGTTGGATACAAACTGGGATGATATATCTTGTCCAGTATGCTTGGATTATCCTCATAATGGTGTTTTGCTTCAATGTTCATCTTATGAAAAAGGATGTCGTTCATTTGTGTGTGACACCAATCACTTGCATTCAAACTGCTTAGACCGTTTTAAAACTGCACATGGGATACCTCCAGAATCAAATTCACCCTCAACATCATATGCACAGGCAAATGAAAATGCAGGAGCAGTGGTTCCTGAAACCAGCAGTAAGCCCACTTGTCCGTTATGTAGGGGAGAGGTACATGGTTGGGTTGTAATCGAGAAGGCCCGAAAATATCTGGATCAGAAAAGGCGGTACTGTGAAGAAGAGCGatgttcttttgttggtacataTTTGGAGCTTCAAAAACATGCTCAAGAAGAACATCCTGATTCTCGTCCATCAAGAATTGATCCTGCACGTCAGCTTGATTGGGAGAATTTCCAGCAATCATCAGAAATGGTGGATGTTCTTAGTACCATTCATTCAGAAGTTCCGCGTGGAGTTGTTTTGGGTGATTATGTGATTGAATATGGTGAAGATGATACGGCAGATGAGTTCGAGGACTTCCCTGGCGATGAAGGAAATTGGTGGACATCCTGTATATTGTATCAGGTATTTGATAATCTCCGCAATAGTCGAAATAGGAGGAGATCAAGAACTAGTGATACTAGAAGAAGAAGTCGTCGTTCTAGTAATGATACATCGAATTCAGATGATGGCTCCGTGACATCTATAGAATTTCCAGACTATAGAGGAGATGAGACTGATGATGAATTCATAAACTCCAGAGGACCGTCAAGAAGTAACTATAATCATCGGAG TGGTATTCTCTGCAGTTCTCGAAGAAGGCGCTCCCGCTTCTATGATCATTAG
- the LOC110800207 gene encoding uncharacterized protein isoform X2, with protein sequence MFMAFQCFYKRGPQRSTGGGGGGGEDIKPQLKSSEIVEVQLDTNWDDISCPVCLDYPHNGVLLQCSSYEKGCRSFVCDTNHLHSNCLDRFKTAHGIPPESNSPSTSYAQANENAGAVVPETSSKPTCPLCRGEVHGWVVIEKARKYLDQKRRYCEEERCSFVGTYLELQKHAQEEHPDSRPSRIDPARQLDWENFQQSSEMVDVLSTIHSEVPRGVVLGDYVIEYGEDDTADEFEDFPGDEGNWWTSCILYQVFDNLRNSRNRRRSRTSDTRRRSRRSSNDTSNSDDGSVTSIEFPDYRGDETDDEFINSRGPSRSNYNHRSSRRRRSRFYDH encoded by the exons ATGTTCATGGCCTTTCAATGTTTTTATAAAAGGGGACCTCAACGAAGCACtggtggaggtggaggtggaggtgaAGATATCAAGCCTCAGTTGAAGTCTTCTGAAATAGTGGAAGTTCAGTTGGATACAAACTGGGATGATATATCTTGTCCAGTATGCTTGGATTATCCTCATAATGGTGTTTTGCTTCAATGTTCATCTTATGAAAAAGGATGTCGTTCATTTGTGTGTGACACCAATCACTTGCATTCAAACTGCTTAGACCGTTTTAAAACTGCACATGGGATACCTCCAGAATCAAATTCACCCTCAACATCATATGCACAGGCAAATGAAAATGCAGGAGCAGTGGTTCCTGAAACCAGCAGTAAGCCCACTTGTCCGTTATGTAGGGGAGAGGTACATGGTTGGGTTGTAATCGAGAAGGCCCGAAAATATCTGGATCAGAAAAGGCGGTACTGTGAAGAAGAGCGatgttcttttgttggtacataTTTGGAGCTTCAAAAACATGCTCAAGAAGAACATCCTGATTCTCGTCCATCAAGAATTGATCCTGCACGTCAGCTTGATTGGGAGAATTTCCAGCAATCATCAGAAATGGTGGATGTTCTTAGTACCATTCATTCAGAAGTTCCGCGTGGAGTTGTTTTGGGTGATTATGTGATTGAATATGGTGAAGATGATACGGCAGATGAGTTCGAGGACTTCCCTGGCGATGAAGGAAATTGGTGGACATCCTGTATATTGTATCAGGTATTTGATAATCTCCGCAATAGTCGAAATAGGAGGAGATCAAGAACTAGTGATACTAGAAGAAGAAGTCGTCGTTCTAGTAATGATACATCGAATTCAGATGATGGCTCCGTGACATCTATAGAATTTCCAGACTATAGAGGAGATGAGACTGATGATGAATTCATAAACTCCAGAGGACCGTCAAGAAGTAACTATAATCATCGGAG TTCTCGAAGAAGGCGCTCCCGCTTCTATGATCATTAG
- the LOC110800207 gene encoding uncharacterized protein isoform X3, with the protein MFMAFQCFYKRGPQRSTGGGGGGGEDIKPQLKSSEIVEVQLDTNWDDISCPVCLDYPHNGVLLQCSSYEKGCRSFVCDTNHLHSNCLDRFKTAHGIPPESNSPSTSYAQANENAGAVVPETSSKPTCPLCRGEVHGWVVIEKARKYLDQKRRYCEEERCSFVGTYLELQKHAQEEHPDSRPSRIDPARQLDWENFQQSSEMVDVLSTIHSEVPRGVVLGDYVIEYGEDDTADEFEDFPGDEGNWWTSCILYQVFDNLRNSRNRRRSRTSDTRRRSRRSSNDTSNSDDGSVTSIEFPDYRGDETDDEFINSRGPSRSNYNHRRS; encoded by the exons ATGTTCATGGCCTTTCAATGTTTTTATAAAAGGGGACCTCAACGAAGCACtggtggaggtggaggtggaggtgaAGATATCAAGCCTCAGTTGAAGTCTTCTGAAATAGTGGAAGTTCAGTTGGATACAAACTGGGATGATATATCTTGTCCAGTATGCTTGGATTATCCTCATAATGGTGTTTTGCTTCAATGTTCATCTTATGAAAAAGGATGTCGTTCATTTGTGTGTGACACCAATCACTTGCATTCAAACTGCTTAGACCGTTTTAAAACTGCACATGGGATACCTCCAGAATCAAATTCACCCTCAACATCATATGCACAGGCAAATGAAAATGCAGGAGCAGTGGTTCCTGAAACCAGCAGTAAGCCCACTTGTCCGTTATGTAGGGGAGAGGTACATGGTTGGGTTGTAATCGAGAAGGCCCGAAAATATCTGGATCAGAAAAGGCGGTACTGTGAAGAAGAGCGatgttcttttgttggtacataTTTGGAGCTTCAAAAACATGCTCAAGAAGAACATCCTGATTCTCGTCCATCAAGAATTGATCCTGCACGTCAGCTTGATTGGGAGAATTTCCAGCAATCATCAGAAATGGTGGATGTTCTTAGTACCATTCATTCAGAAGTTCCGCGTGGAGTTGTTTTGGGTGATTATGTGATTGAATATGGTGAAGATGATACGGCAGATGAGTTCGAGGACTTCCCTGGCGATGAAGGAAATTGGTGGACATCCTGTATATTGTATCAGGTATTTGATAATCTCCGCAATAGTCGAAATAGGAGGAGATCAAGAACTAGTGATACTAGAAGAAGAAGTCGTCGTTCTAGTAATGATACATCGAATTCAGATGATGGCTCCGTGACATCTATAGAATTTCCAGACTATAGAGGAGATGAGACTGATGATGAATTCATAAACTCCAGAGGACCGTCAAGAAGTAACTATAATCATCGGAG AAGCTGA
- the LOC110800204 gene encoding cytoplasmic 60S subunit biogenesis factor REI1 homolog 1, with protein sequence MPGLTCNACNKEFDDDLDQKFHYKSEWHRYNLKRKIAGVPGVTEALFMARLSAIAEEKKKLTETPMLYSCGLCGKGYRSSKAHAQHLKSKSHIMRVPQGNNVQNEDNAIIRPLTRRVPARPPPVKDVRLEESDESEWEEVDSEDDMVDEATNSRTTMNMNGDSAVAADTDSEEEDEFEELDPACCFMCDLDNKSVESCMVHMHKKHGFFVPDIEYLKDPKGFLTYLGIKVKRDFLCLYCNERCQPFSSLEAVRKHMEAKSHCKVRYGDGGDEEEVELEEFYDYSSSFMDVDGKQLIAVDDEADSIELGSAGAELVIKSKTDSGVSAKILGSREFLRYYKQKPRPAPANDMAITMALAARYKSMGLTTVQSKERTIRMKVLKQINRSLSKSGVDAMRTKMCMKSNKLRNLPNNVPY encoded by the exons ATGCCTGGCCTTACCTGCAACGCTTGCAACAAAGAATTCGACGATGATTTGGATCAGAAGTTTCATTACAAATCTGAATGGCACCGTTACAACCTCAAACGAAAG ATTGCTGGGGTTCCAGGGGTAACAGAAGCACTATTTATGGCAAGGCTGTCTGCAATTgctgaagaaaagaaaaagttaACTGAGACCCCCATGCTTTACAGTTGTGGACTTTGTGGCAAGGGTTATAGAAGCTCTAAGGCTCATGCTCAGCACCTCAAGTCTAAGAGTCACATCATGCGAGTTCCCCAGGGGAATAATGTTCAAAATGAAGACAATGCCATAATTAGACCACTGACACGCCGTGTCCCAGCACGACCTCCTCCTGTAAAAGATGTACGACTGGAGGAGAGTGATGAAAGTGAGTGGGAAGAGGTTGATTCTGAAGACGACATGGTTGATGAGGCTACTAATTCACGGACAACTATGAATATGAATGGGGATTCCGCTGTTGCGGCTGATACTGAtagtgaggaagaagatgagTTTGAAGAGCTGGACCCAGCTTGTTGCTTTATGTGTGACTTGGATAACAAATCCGTAGAAAGTTGTATGGTTCATATGCACAAAAAACATGGATTCTTCGTTCCTGATATCGAGTATTTGAAAGATCCTAAGGGTTTCCTTACATATCTTGGGATTAAG GTGAAAAGGGATTTCCTATGCTTGTACTGCAATGAGAGATGTCAACCATTTAGCAGCTTGGAGGCAGTTAGGAAGCACATGGAAGCAAAAAGTCACTGCAAAGTCCGTTATGGCGATGGAGGTGATGAGGAGGAGGTGGAATTAGAAGAATTTTATGACTATAGCAGCAG CTTCATGGATGTGGATGGGAAACAGCTCATTGCAGTCGATGATGAAGCTGATTCTATTGAACTTGGAAGTGCTGGGGCTGAGCTTGTCATCAAAAGCAAGACTGACAGTGGTGTATCTGCAAAGATACTCGGATCACGAGAATTCTTGCGCTACTACAAGCAAAAACCACGTCCTGCTCCTGCAAATGATATGGCTATTACCATGGCGCTAGCCGCAAG GTACAAGAGCATGGGTCTGACAACTGTGCAATCGAAGGAGCGAACTATAAGAATGAAGGTGTTGAAACAGATAAACAGATCTTTAAGCAAATCTGGGGTGGATGCTATGCGGACTAAGATGTGCATGAAGAGCAACAAACTTCGTAATCTTCCAAACAATGTTCCATATTAG